The Cyanobacteriota bacterium sequence GCGTGTAGCCCTAGGCTCAAAATTTCAAAACCAACCACACTAAAAATGGTGGCAAATATACCAGTTACGGCCCCGAACGATCGACCTTCGTACTGCAATAGCCCTGTAATCACCAATAGGTGAATCACCAGCCCTAAAATCAGCAACGTGAAGCCCGGCAGCAAAAACACTTTGTTGGGGCAATACAGCAACATCATCCGCAGGCTACGCCAACCATCTCGTAAGGTACGCAGCTTAGATTCACCTTTGCGAGGATGCAACCGAATAGGAATCTCTGCAACTTTTAACCCAGCTAAACCAGCATTGATAGCTAGTTCTAGGTTAAATTCCATCCCAGGGCTAACCGGATGGATAGCATCATAGGCATGACGGCTAAATCCTCGGAAGCCACAATAAACGTCGGTGTAACGAGTGCCAAACAGTAGGTTTAATAGGGCAGTCAGGGCTGGATTACCAAAGAAACGATGGAGCAAGGGCATGTTTTTCTCCTCGAACCCTTCAATATGTCGGCTACCAGTCACAAAGTCGTAGCCCTGTTGTAGCTTGCCTAAAAACTCAGGAATCAGGGTGAAATCGTAGGTGTCATCAGCATCACCCATGATCAAATAATGTCCTCTAGCTGCAGAAAACCCTTTGATGTAGGCGTTACCATAGCCCCGTAAGGGTTGGTGCACTACACGAGCACCCATGCGCTCGGCAATTTCCACTGATCGATCAGTGGATCCATTATCTGAAACTACAATTTCTCCCTGAATGCCAGCGGTTTGGAATGTACGCTGGATTTTCTCTATGCAAGTGCCGATCGCTGCTTCTTCGTTTAAGCATG is a genomic window containing:
- a CDS encoding glycosyltransferase family 2 protein, with the translated sequence MVVDLENLPSKSSLDGDDRPLVSVVMPCLNEEAAIGTCIEKIQRTFQTAGIQGEIVVSDNGSTDRSVEIAERMGARVVHQPLRGYGNAYIKGFSAARGHYLIMGDADDTYDFTLIPEFLGKLQQGYDFVTGSRHIEGFEEKNMPLLHRFFGNPALTALLNLLFGTRYTDVYCGFRGFSRHAYDAIHPVSPGMEFNLELAINAGLAGLKVAEIPIRLHPRKGESKLRTLRDGWRSLRMMLLYCPNKVFLLPGFTLLILGLVIHLLVITGLLQYEGRSFGAVTGIFATIFSVVGFEILSLGLHAKTYSWSRRFDRDNLILKRFYKRFTLETGLIIGAGMVASGSLILVTLVIRWFSDNLQPLPHPEWASLGATLVILGFSTIFSSLFISAMSMKKLESYEQDES